TATAAACGCCCTTACCCAATCTCGGCTATTGAGGAAGAACGCCAACAGCAAGAGCGAGAAGAGTACCGCCAGAGGCAGCTCAATGATTTATGGAGGACCATCCCAAAACTCGGTGACGGTATAGAGGAGACAAAGGAGAAACGTTTCCCCGAAGAGCCTCAGGAGAATATCCTGTACTTTGTTGAGAAAAATGCCCCTCTACTGGAAAACTGGCAACGGGAGCTGGTGCGTATTGTACGTAAGCTGGCCCAATACTTTTATCCACAGCGGCAAACCCAAGTAATGAATGAGGGCTGGGCTACCTTCTGGCACTACACTCTCTTAACCGAGCTGTACAAGCGCGGGCGGGTGACTGAAGGCTTTATGATGGAGTTTCTACAAAGCCACACCAATGTTATCTACCAACCCTCTTTTGACAGCCCTCACTACAGCGGTATCAATCCCTATACCCTAGGCTTCAGTATTTTTACTGACTTACGGCGTATCTGTGAAAGTCCCACTGAAGAGGATCGCCGCTGGTTCCCAGACATTGCTGGAAGCAATTGGCGTGAAACCCTCCAGTTCGCTATGCGCGACTTCAAGGATGAAAGTTTTATTTTGCAATTCCTGTCTCCCAAGGTTATGCGAGACATGAAACTATTTTGTATCAGCGACAACGATAAAGAGAACGATATTATTGTTAGCGCAATTCACGATGAGAGCGGTTATCGCCAGTTAAGAGAGAACCTTGCCGGCCAGTACAACCTGGGCAATCGGGAACCAAATATCCAGGTATATTCAGTAGATACCCGTGGTGACCGTTCACTGACCCTACATCACACACAGCACCGCCGTCGCCCCCTCGGTAAAGATACAGCAGAGGTATTAAGGCATCTTCACCGGCTTTGGGGCTTCGATGTTCACCTGAACAGTTTGAACGGGGATCAAATCACAGCCAGTTGCCACTGCCCGGAGCAGGGCCGAGATCGTCCAGATGGAGAAGAGGAATCTATGTTGATACCGAAACCTATTTAGGTTTCAGCACGGGGACTGTTGAAATACCAGCCCCGTACAGAAGTGGGGAATTAATGCCTGATAGCTGGATTGCTACTTAAGCATCAGCTTCCAACAAAAGTTTGGCCTTTGCAGAAAGTTCACCATGCTCAGAACGGTGAGTCAAAAGGGCATCAGCGCCAGCATCCAGCCAACGAGCTTTTTCCCCATCATCATCAGAGGGCACAACCAGAATACTCAGGTTCGAGTATTCACTGCGGGATCTGAGGTAGTCCAGCACCTGAAACCCACTCTCCCCCAGCAGTCCAGTATCAACCACCAACAATGCCGGCTTGGCACTCGCCATCAGGATACCGGCAGAAAAGCTATCACCGGCCACTTCAACCTCACACCCCATTTGTTGAAGCGCCTGGCGTCCACCTGAAGTCAGCTCAGGATCGGTCGTTAATAAAAGTACTTTGCGACTGGGAACTGCCAAATCGTTCGGAACTGGCATTGAGTTATCCCGTAGAAACCCCACGAAGTCCTCAACACAGATACGGTGATCACCACGCCCCGGAAGCTTGTATGCCTTGAGTTGCCCACGCTCAATCCAGCGAATCACCGTTCGGAAGTTAACACCGCAGTACCTGGCTGCTTCCCCGGTGGTTAGCACATGTAATTCGCTCATCTTTATTCTCCCCAACAACTGCGATTAAAAGAAGAACAGTTCTATTTCACAAAAGCATCCTCTGCCCCACAGAGTTACACGTGAAATTATCCTGCCCAGCTGAACCGCCCCTATAAATTATGCTGTTTAATGCTGCAAACCCAGCCCGAAATTCGGTCCATGTAGTTTATTAACGAACAGCAGAACAACCCCCTCAAAAAATACTAATAGATATAGTTGACAGGTATGACAGGTTTCTTAGAATGGCACTAGATTCGTGACTCGGGACTTGTCACGGGATCCCTCCCACTGGTGTGGCCCTCAAGTCAGAGACCCCGCAGTTGGCAGAGAAATGTTTGCTAAGCGAATACCCTAAGACCCTGGGCCCCCTTGTTTTTTCGGGGCCTTTTTTTATCTTGCCGAAGCTTCTTACACTCCTACCGCTCATCCTCCGTCCAGCAGACAAACCTGGAACAACGCCGGAACAAATGGACTTATGGCAGTACAATCACCTATCAGATCACTGGACCCTCCAGCTCTGGAGCAAATGTTTTGAAGATCTACCTTGTTGGCGGCGCAGTGCGCGACAGACTTTTGAATCGTCCAGTCACCGAGCGCGACTGGGTAGTAGTTGGAGCAAGTGCAGATAGAATGCAGGACCTCGGATACAGCCCAGTAGGCAAAGATTTTCCAGTATTCCTACACCCTGAGACCGGAGAAGAATACGCTCTCGCTCGAACTGAAAGAAAGAGCGGCCACGGCTATGGCGGTTTTACCGTTAACGCCGATGCCAATATCACTCTGGAAGAGGATCTCCTGCGGCGAGACCTCACTATTAATGCCATTGCAGAAGACATCGACGGCAAGCTAATAGACCCCTACGGCGGGCAGAAAGATCTGGAGGCACGGCTTTTGCGCCATGTTTCTCCTGCGTTTGCCGAAGACCCCTTAAGAGTACTGCGAGTAGCCCGCTTTGCCGCCCGCTACCATCACCTTGGCTTTAGCGTTGCCCCTGAGACCATGATACTCATGCGCCAGATGGTAGAAGCGGGTGAAGTGGAATATCTGGTGGCCGAGAGGGTCTGGAAAGAGGTAAGCCGGGCACTTACCGAGCCAGACCCCGATATTTTTATTCGGGTACTGCGAGACTGCGGCGCCCTATCAGTACTTTTACCAGAGTTAGAGAATTTGTTTGGTGTTCCTCAGCCGCCCAAACACCATCCCGAAGTGGACACTGGAGAACACGTACTACTAGCCCTGCGCGCCTCACCGGCAGAGCTCCCATTGCGTTTTGCAGTACTGCTACACGACCTGGGCAAAGGACTGACTCCCGAGGAGATTCTCCCCAGCCACCACGGCCACGAGGCCGCAGGCGTACCTCTTGTAAAGGCCGTCTGTGAGCGCTGGCGTACCCCAAAAGACCTGACAGCACTAGCTGTCGGGGTCTGCGAATATCACCTGCATTGCCACAGAGCCTTCGAATTGCGCCCACAGACCATTATGAAGATGATCCGCAGTCTGGATGCCTTGCGACGTCCCGAGCGATTTGAAAACTTTCTTCGCGCCTGTGAGGCTGATGCCCGAGGTCGTGAAGGACTGGAGAATCGAGATTATCCACAGGTGGACTTTTTGCGCGCCGCTCGAAATGGGGCAGCGGCATTAACTGCTGAGGAGTTGATTAAACAGGGCTACCAGGGTGCGAAACTCGGGCAAGCACTGGACCGGGAGCGCATCAAGGCAATCGCCAAAGTAAAGGATGACTACATTGCGTAATGTGCTAATTACCGGTGCCGCTGCACGCCTGGGTCGTGCTATTGCTGAAGAACTACATAGAGATCACAGAGTTGTTATTCACTATCGCAACTCGGCTGATGCTGCCAAGGCCCTGGCAAACGAGCTGAACCAACGTCGTCCCAACTCTGCCATAGCGTTGCACAGTGAGTTGAATAGCGCCGAAGCCTGTTCCAATCTGGCCCAACGTGCACAAGAGGCCTGGGGCGGTATTGATGTTCTGGTCAACAATGCCTCAGCATTTCACCCCACATCTGTGGGAAATGCGACCGAGGAGGACTGGGATCGGCTGGTAGGCAGCAACCTCAAAGCCCCCTTCTTTCTCACTCAGGCCCTGAAAGAAACACTCAGCCAACAGCTGGGTTGCGTTGTTAATATGGCGGATATTCACGCCGAGCGCCCAATGCCCAAGCATACTATCTACTGCGCCGCCAAGGCTGGGCTGGTAATGCTGACAAAAAGCCTCGCTCTGGAGCTGTCTCCCCAGGTCCGGGTCAATGCAGTCGCCCCCGGTGCCATTCTTTGGCCAGAGCAAGAGGCAACTAACGAAGCCAAGAAAGCACAAATCACCCAGCGCATTCCTTTGGCCCGAACCGGTGACCCCAGTGATATCGCCAAGACCGTGCGCTTCCTTGCCTGTGATGCCCCCTATATCAACGGTCAGGTTATTGCCGTTGACGGCGGCCGCAACCTCAATATCTAGAGCAGTCCAACCAATATCTAAAACAGTCCAACAACGGGGCTTCACTTCAATTTCACCGGCACTCTGTCAGAATGTTTTGTAACTTCCTCTGCCACAAGAGATTTGCCGGTGCGCTCACTGAAGATATTGTTGATTGAAGATAACCCCACTATCGCCCGCCAGCTTGCCGAATTCCTACATGCTGAGGGCTGGCAGATAGATTATGCCCACCGGGGTCGCCAGGGCTTACAGCTGGCCCTGGAACAAATCTTCGACCTGATTATTCTCGACCTGGGCCTGCCGGATATGGACGGCTTAGAGGTCTGCGAAAAGATCAAGGCACAAGCGCCAGTTAACATGCCAATTCTGATGTTAACTGCCCGAGATGCTCTCGCAGATAAAGAACGCGGATTTGGTATCGGTGCCGATGACTATTTATGTAAGCCCTTCGAACCAAGGGAACTAATACTGAGATGCCGCGCCCTGGCCCGCAGACACCAGCTGCATACCAGTGAAGAAATTAAGGTCGGTGATTTACAGATAAACCAGCGCCAGCAAACGGCCTACCGGGATAAACAACCTCTGCCCCTGACAACTATCGGTTTTCGCATTCTCACTATGCTCGCCCAGGCGTCGCCAGCACCAGTAAGCCGCTCGGCAATAATCCACCATATTTGGGGTGATGAACCCCCAGAAACAGACGCCTTAAAATCCCACATTTATAGTCTTCGCCAAACACTGGATAAGCCTTTCCAGGCCCCTATGTTGAAAACCATCACCAATCTCGGTTATCAGTTGGAAACTCCCAATGCGCGAAACCAGTAATTTACAGAGGAAGGTCTTCGCTATTTTTGGCAGTTTTACCCTGCTACTTTGCTTGGTGTTTTTTGCCATTTGTATGATGGTGGCCTATGTAGTTGAAGACCATTTACTCGA
This DNA window, taken from Microbulbifer sp. VAAF005, encodes the following:
- a CDS encoding SpoVR family protein; amino-acid sequence: MLDKFASGAEVSESESPQPISTSSEWTFELIQEYDRAIGALAEEFGLDTYPNQIEVICSEQMMDAYSSVGMPVGYHHWSFGKQFISVENNYQRGLMGLAYEIVINSNPCIAYLMEENTMTMQALVIAHASYGHNSFFKGNYLFRSWTDASSIIDYLIFAKNYISRCEERYGLDEVEAILDSCHALMNYGVDRYKRPYPISAIEEERQQQEREEYRQRQLNDLWRTIPKLGDGIEETKEKRFPEEPQENILYFVEKNAPLLENWQRELVRIVRKLAQYFYPQRQTQVMNEGWATFWHYTLLTELYKRGRVTEGFMMEFLQSHTNVIYQPSFDSPHYSGINPYTLGFSIFTDLRRICESPTEEDRRWFPDIAGSNWRETLQFAMRDFKDESFILQFLSPKVMRDMKLFCISDNDKENDIIVSAIHDESGYRQLRENLAGQYNLGNREPNIQVYSVDTRGDRSLTLHHTQHRRRPLGKDTAEVLRHLHRLWGFDVHLNSLNGDQITASCHCPEQGRDRPDGEEESMLIPKPI
- a CDS encoding helix-turn-helix domain-containing protein is translated as MSELHVLTTGEAARYCGVNFRTVIRWIERGQLKAYKLPGRGDHRICVEDFVGFLRDNSMPVPNDLAVPSRKVLLLTTDPELTSGGRQALQQMGCEVEVAGDSFSAGILMASAKPALLVVDTGLLGESGFQVLDYLRSRSEYSNLSILVVPSDDDGEKARWLDAGADALLTHRSEHGELSAKAKLLLEADA
- a CDS encoding multifunctional CCA addition/repair protein — its product is MKIYLVGGAVRDRLLNRPVTERDWVVVGASADRMQDLGYSPVGKDFPVFLHPETGEEYALARTERKSGHGYGGFTVNADANITLEEDLLRRDLTINAIAEDIDGKLIDPYGGQKDLEARLLRHVSPAFAEDPLRVLRVARFAARYHHLGFSVAPETMILMRQMVEAGEVEYLVAERVWKEVSRALTEPDPDIFIRVLRDCGALSVLLPELENLFGVPQPPKHHPEVDTGEHVLLALRASPAELPLRFAVLLHDLGKGLTPEEILPSHHGHEAAGVPLVKAVCERWRTPKDLTALAVGVCEYHLHCHRAFELRPQTIMKMIRSLDALRRPERFENFLRACEADARGREGLENRDYPQVDFLRAARNGAAALTAEELIKQGYQGAKLGQALDRERIKAIAKVKDDYIA
- a CDS encoding pteridine reductase — translated: MTTLRNVLITGAAARLGRAIAEELHRDHRVVIHYRNSADAAKALANELNQRRPNSAIALHSELNSAEACSNLAQRAQEAWGGIDVLVNNASAFHPTSVGNATEEDWDRLVGSNLKAPFFLTQALKETLSQQLGCVVNMADIHAERPMPKHTIYCAAKAGLVMLTKSLALELSPQVRVNAVAPGAILWPEQEATNEAKKAQITQRIPLARTGDPSDIAKTVRFLACDAPYINGQVIAVDGGRNLNI
- a CDS encoding response regulator transcription factor; its protein translation is MRSLKILLIEDNPTIARQLAEFLHAEGWQIDYAHRGRQGLQLALEQIFDLIILDLGLPDMDGLEVCEKIKAQAPVNMPILMLTARDALADKERGFGIGADDYLCKPFEPRELILRCRALARRHQLHTSEEIKVGDLQINQRQQTAYRDKQPLPLTTIGFRILTMLAQASPAPVSRSAIIHHIWGDEPPETDALKSHIYSLRQTLDKPFQAPMLKTITNLGYQLETPNARNQ